TTTGCAATCAAGGTTGGAGCTTTACCTGTACACATCTGGCTACCTCTGGCCCACCCAGTTGCCCCGGTGCCGGCCAGCGCCGTGCTGAGCGGGGTAATGATTAAAGCCGGGCTCTTAGGTTGGATTCGTTTTCTACCTGTAGGGCAAGAAGTTATTCTGTCTGGCTGGGGAGCGCTTTTTGTGGTGCTTGGCATCCTGGCGGCCTTTTATGGCGTTCTGATCGGTCTGACCCAACGGGAGGCTAAATCGATTCTGGCTTATTCCAGCATCAGCCAGATGGGATTAATGACCATGCTGGTCGGCTGTGGTCTTCTGTCCCCGGCTTTTTGGCCTCAGGTTACCAACGCGATCAGTATCTATGCCCTCAATCATGGTCTGGCTAAGGCCGCCCTCTTTTTGGGAACAGGGCTGGTAAGGGAAGGGAACTGGCAAAAACCACCACCATGGCTTCTCGTTCTCTTGCTTTTTCCTGCGCTCGCCCTGGCTGGCCTGCCGTTGACCAGTGGTGCTATTGCCAAGTTTACCATCAAGGAAATTCTTGAGGGCTTGCCATCTCAATGGGGTGTGCCCCTTAAGCGTATTCTGCCGTTGACCGCTTTGGCGACCATGCTACTTCTCGGTCATTTTTTAAGGGTTATCTCGCAAAGCATCGTCACTCCGAAGCCTATGCTGCCGGCTGGAATGCTTATCCCATGGGTTACTTTGCTGGTAGGTGTTGGCGGTTTACTTTGGGTTTGGCCGGTTTATCCTGAATACGCCGAGCATATCACTGATGGCAATCTTTTCTGGCAAAATCTTTATCCGGTTGTTTTAGGTTTTGGAATACTATTCTCCTGCTGGAAATGGTGCGCGGGAAAAAACATGCCGAGATTGCCTGCTGGTGATATTCTCTGGCTTTTCTACGGGCCCAGCAAAAAAGAACCAGGCTGGATTTATAAGAAATTTTTCTCAAGAGATGCAGCCATCATGAAGAGTTCAGGGCAAGGTGAAATGAACCAGGTTTTGTGTAATACCGGACGTAAGGTTGAGAAAAAGTTTATGCGTTGGGGCGTGGTTGGAAGTTGTTATATTCTTCTCTTTTTCACGTTTCTTTGTCTGCTGTTTATGCAATAAAACATTTACTAAGGGGACTCCTGACATGAGCACCACCTGAATAAGTTACGTTTATTTTTTCTTTTTATCGAAATTTCGAAGCGGTTTTTCGTAAAATTGCAGAGTTACATAGGTGCGTAACTCTTCATAATAGGCCTTTGTGGCATCTTTGGCCGACAAAAGACCAATGAATTTAGTGTGTTTTTTTACGAGTAGATGGCGTTTTTGTCGGAGAATGAATTCGTTGAACAACTCATTGACCGATATATTGTGGGGAACAATGTCAACCCCCTCCATCATAAGGGTTCCAATTAGAGAGGTTTTTGGTTCAAAATCCGGCAGTAGCACGTTACGCATCAGATCCCTTTCGGTCCACATGCCGACAATGTCGGCGTCCTTCATTACCAGAATTGCTCCAACCTTATTCTCTACCATCATTTTAACGGCGGTGAAAACAGTTGTGTCTTGAGAAACAGCTAGAATTGAACGATTTTTATCCTTGAGGATCTCTTCAGCATTTTTCATAGTTTACCTCTCTAAAATTTACCATTTGTGCCGTCTGTACATAGAGTATATCAAAAAAAAAATAGATATTGATAGACTAATATTTTGTTACGAAAAAATTTATAA
The sequence above is a segment of the Desulfobulbaceae bacterium genome. Coding sequences within it:
- a CDS encoding NADH dehydrogenase, with product MTVPILFDDQLKILLLSMVPGLPLVVGLSLFIKPLQEFLLRVAPWTALPALAVALFLKPGITLKVPWFFMGGRMGLDPVGQNFLLLAALVWMLSAFFGRSYLRNDSRRCYFFFFYLLSMAFNFGLILAQEMLGFYLFFGLMSISAYGLIIHTKSDEALLAGKVYIVLVMAGEGLLIAGMLLLASRLPDWELSTIAASQPDNLSLTLLFLGFAIKVGALPVHIWLPLAHPVAPVPASAVLSGVMIKAGLLGWIRFLPVGQEVILSGWGALFVVLGILAAFYGVLIGLTQREAKSILAYSSISQMGLMTMLVGCGLLSPAFWPQVTNAISIYALNHGLAKAALFLGTGLVREGNWQKPPPWLLVLLLFPALALAGLPLTSGAIAKFTIKEILEGLPSQWGVPLKRILPLTALATMLLLGHFLRVISQSIVTPKPMLPAGMLIPWVTLLVGVGGLLWVWPVYPEYAEHITDGNLFWQNLYPVVLGFGILFSCWKWCAGKNMPRLPAGDILWLFYGPSKKEPGWIYKKFFSRDAAIMKSSGQGEMNQVLCNTGRKVEKKFMRWGVVGSCYILLFFTFLCLLFMQ
- a CDS encoding CBS domain-containing protein, coding for MKNAEEILKDKNRSILAVSQDTTVFTAVKMMVENKVGAILVMKDADIVGMWTERDLMRNVLLPDFEPKTSLIGTLMMEGVDIVPHNISVNELFNEFILRQKRHLLVKKHTKFIGLLSAKDATKAYYEELRTYVTLQFYEKPLRNFDKKKK